A window from Candidatus Binatus sp. encodes these proteins:
- a CDS encoding sigma-54 dependent transcriptional regulator: MKTNTNPPAPASLPSGGPRYFHLLWDTELDELRPVLESIQKHRNRVLEHWHQLYVLHFADSRALTKTEFMETFGGELDATLKDLLDKDMDTFAADVARIGEQLAERGVPFSELIVSIHLFEESAATAFPSFPPLTGQTYQSFDKLSHIRMVVLADTYFRSKTAVSGARIMALEREAEALPYHSRSRFHGMVGASATMRQLYDRVEAAGVTRGTILIVGESGTGKELVAHAIHECGPQPGAPFVALNCAAVPKDLIESELFGYKRGAFSGANAEYLGLFRAADGGTLFLDEVTEMSADTQSKLLRAIQERAVRPVGSTREIAVDVRLIASTNRDPQEEVKAGRLRDDLYYRLQAGVIHIPPLRERLEDVALLVEHFIELFNARQMRGVPVTGAEDEAIGSMRRYSWPGNVRELANAIETAFTFSRSPVIRLQDLPASIAGSRAAERVPVAKGNPVGSFADAEHALIRRALDATEGNKVQAARLLKISRKKLYAKIVKYGIE; the protein is encoded by the coding sequence ATGAAGACAAACACCAACCCACCGGCTCCCGCTTCTCTGCCCAGCGGGGGGCCACGCTATTTTCACTTGCTGTGGGACACGGAACTCGACGAGCTCCGTCCGGTCCTGGAGTCCATCCAGAAACATCGCAACCGCGTGCTGGAACACTGGCACCAGCTCTACGTGCTGCATTTTGCCGACAGCCGCGCGCTGACCAAGACGGAATTCATGGAGACCTTCGGCGGCGAGCTCGATGCCACGCTGAAGGATCTACTCGACAAAGACATGGACACCTTCGCCGCCGACGTCGCACGAATCGGGGAACAGCTCGCCGAACGCGGTGTGCCATTCTCGGAGTTGATCGTCTCGATTCACCTTTTCGAGGAGAGCGCGGCCACCGCGTTTCCGTCGTTCCCGCCACTAACGGGGCAGACGTACCAGTCGTTCGACAAGCTGAGCCATATCCGAATGGTCGTGCTCGCCGATACCTACTTCCGGTCGAAGACCGCCGTCTCCGGAGCGCGAATCATGGCGCTCGAACGCGAGGCCGAAGCGCTTCCATATCATTCTCGCAGCCGGTTCCACGGGATGGTCGGCGCCAGTGCGACGATGCGGCAGCTGTACGACCGGGTCGAAGCGGCTGGCGTCACCCGCGGCACGATTCTAATCGTCGGCGAGAGCGGCACGGGCAAGGAGCTGGTAGCGCACGCCATCCATGAATGCGGCCCGCAGCCGGGGGCTCCGTTCGTCGCGCTCAATTGCGCGGCTGTACCCAAGGACCTGATCGAAAGCGAGCTGTTTGGATACAAGCGCGGCGCGTTCAGCGGAGCGAACGCCGAGTACCTGGGGCTGTTCCGCGCGGCTGACGGCGGAACCCTGTTCCTGGACGAGGTCACGGAGATGAGCGCCGACACGCAGAGCAAGCTGCTGCGCGCCATTCAGGAGCGCGCGGTGCGTCCGGTAGGCTCGACCAGAGAGATTGCAGTGGACGTGCGCCTGATCGCCTCGACCAACCGCGATCCCCAGGAGGAGGTGAAGGCCGGGCGCCTTCGAGACGACCTCTACTACCGTCTTCAGGCGGGCGTGATTCATATACCGCCGCTGCGGGAGCGGCTTGAGGATGTTGCGCTGCTGGTCGAACATTTCATTGAGCTCTTCAACGCAAGGCAGATGCGCGGAGTTCCGGTCACGGGGGCCGAGGACGAAGCGATCGGGTCCATGCGGCGGTATTCGTGGCCGGGCAACGTGCGCGAACTTGCCAACGCGATCGAGACCGCATTCACCTTCAGCCGCTCGCCCGTGATCCGATTGCAGGACCTGCCGGCGTCGATCGCCGGTTCGCGCGCCGCCGAACGCGTTCCCGTCGCCAAGGGAAATCCGGTCGGCAGTTTCGCCGATGCCGAGCACGCCCTTATCCGCCGCGCACTCGATGCGACCGAAGGCAACAAGGTGCAGGCAGCCAGGCTGCTGAAGATCTCCCGCAAGAAGCTGTACGCCAAGATCGTGAAGTACGGAATCGAATGA
- a CDS encoding c-type cytochrome, with protein MLILLLAATARDAAAQSGIRDYQNHCAECHGLGGRGDGPTCLTIPMNPPPNDLTQMAKNNGGKFPFDEVVESVDGRKNIPSHARLQMPFWGTTLQKPGKEFTPESDAEVKKRIESMARYVESIQQK; from the coding sequence TTGCTGATCCTGCTGCTCGCGGCGACCGCCCGGGACGCCGCAGCGCAGTCCGGAATACGGGATTACCAAAATCACTGCGCTGAGTGCCATGGGCTTGGCGGCAGGGGTGACGGCCCCACATGCTTGACCATTCCGATGAACCCGCCGCCGAACGACCTCACTCAGATGGCGAAAAACAATGGCGGAAAATTCCCCTTCGATGAGGTCGTGGAGTCGGTCGACGGGCGCAAGAATATACCGTCGCATGCGCGACTCCAGATGCCTTTTTGGGGGACGACCCTTCAGAAACCGGGCAAGGAGTTCACGCCCGAAAGCGATGCCGAGGTGAAGAAAAGAATCGAATCGATGGCGCGATACGTCGAGAGCATCCAGCAGAAGTGA
- a CDS encoding CBS domain-containing protein, translating to MQIVNLMTSSPIVINPDDTLANAKAVMDDGRFRRLPVVEDGRLVGILTERDIREHRGYLGSTRVNAAMRTELITVAPHSTVEDAARLMLKHKIGGLPIVADGKLVGIVTTSDLLRAFLLVVAGTNKIMNG from the coding sequence ATGCAGATTGTCAACCTGATGACCTCGAGTCCCATCGTAATCAACCCTGACGACACGCTGGCGAACGCAAAGGCCGTTATGGACGACGGCCGGTTCAGGCGTTTGCCGGTGGTGGAGGACGGGCGGCTGGTCGGGATCCTCACCGAGCGCGATATCCGCGAGCACAGGGGCTACCTGGGATCGACGCGGGTGAATGCGGCGATGCGCACCGAGCTCATCACCGTCGCGCCGCATAGCACGGTGGAAGACGCGGCCCGCCTGATGCTGAAGCACAAGATCGGTGGACTGCCGATTGTCGCCGACGGCAAGCTGGTCGGCATCGTCACCACCAGTGATCTGCTAAGGGCGTTCTTATTGGTCGTTGCCGGAACCAACAAGATCATGAACGGCTAA